Proteins co-encoded in one Podarcis muralis chromosome 12, rPodMur119.hap1.1, whole genome shotgun sequence genomic window:
- the FKBP14 gene encoding peptidyl-prolyl cis-trans isomerase FKBP14: MRPLRFKLKDCTHAAHTAVKMKGAFWTLLAFAFVALGAAGLIPEPEVEIEVLHKPFICKRKTKPGDMMLVHYEGYLENDGSLFHSTYKHNNAQPTWFTLGIREVIIGWDKGLKQMCVGEKRKLTVPPSLAYGKEGKGKIPPESTLIFNIELLEIRNGPRSHESFQQMDLNDDWKLSREEVKVYLKKEFERHGAPVNDSHHDSLVENIFEKEDEDSDGFISAREFVYTHDEL, translated from the exons atgcGCCCGTTGCGTTTTAAACTGAAAGATTGCACACACGCTGCACACACGGCGGTGAAAATGAAAGGTGCCTTTTGGACTCTGCTTGCCTTTGCGTTCGTGGCTTTGGGGGCTGCGGGTCTCATCCCGGAACCAGAAGTGGAGATCGAAGTGCTCCACAAACCGTTCATTTGCAAGAGGAAGACGAAGCCGGGAGACATGATGTTGGTGCACTACGAAGGCTATTTGGAGAATGACGGCTCGCTCTTTCATTCTAC CTACAAGCATAACAATGCCCAGCCAACATGGTTTACTCTCGGTATAAGGGAAGTTATCATAGGCTGGGATAAAGGTTTGAAACAGATGTGCGTAGGAGAGAAACGCAAGCTAACCGTTCCTCCATCTCTGGCTTatggaaaagaaggaaaag GAAAAATTCCACCTGAGAGCACTTTGATCTTCAACATCGAACTTCTAGAAATCAGGAATGGACCGCGGTCTCACGAGTCCTTTCAACAAATGGATCTTAATGATGATTGGAAGCTTTCCAGAGAAGAG GTAAAAGTATACTTGAAGAAAGAATTTGAAAGGCATGGTGCACCAGTCAATGACAGCCACCACGATTCTTTAGTTGAAAACATATTTGAGAAGGAAGATGAAGACAGCGATGGATTTATATCTGCAAGGGAGTTTGTGTATACACATGATGAGCTATAA